The Sphingosinithalassobacter sp. CS137 genome includes a region encoding these proteins:
- a CDS encoding exo-beta-N-acetylmuramidase NamZ domain-containing protein has product MNFGIDRLLADPELRKPLEGKRVALLAHPASVTANLTHSLDALRTAGVNVTAAFGPQHGLRGDKQDNMMESPDFDDPVHGIPVFSLYGEVRRPTAGSMARFDVLLVDLQDLGCRIYTFITTLLYALEAAAEHGKPVWVLDRPNPAGRPVEGLTLRPGWESFVGAGPMPMRHGMTLGEMGAWFVDRFKLDLDYRVIDMEGYAPAAGPGHGWPLDERVWINPSPNAPNLNMARAYAGTVMLEGTTLSEGRGTTRPLELFGAPDLDARALIAQMRALAPEWLEGCTLRDVSFEPTFHKHAGTLCHGVHIHAEGPGYDHEAFRPWRLQALAFKAIRRLWPDYALWRDFPYEYEFDKLAIDVINGGPALREWVDDPAAAPGDLDALTAPDEEAWEEERLPYLRY; this is encoded by the coding sequence ATGAACTTCGGTATCGACCGGCTGCTCGCCGACCCCGAGCTTCGCAAGCCCCTTGAGGGCAAGCGCGTCGCGCTGCTGGCGCACCCCGCATCGGTGACGGCGAACCTCACGCATTCGCTCGACGCGCTGAGGACGGCGGGCGTGAACGTGACCGCCGCTTTCGGACCGCAGCACGGACTGCGCGGCGACAAGCAGGACAATATGATGGAATCGCCGGATTTCGACGATCCGGTTCACGGCATTCCGGTGTTCAGCCTGTATGGCGAAGTGCGGCGGCCGACCGCAGGCTCGATGGCGCGCTTCGACGTGCTGCTGGTCGACCTGCAGGATCTGGGCTGCCGCATCTACACCTTCATCACGACACTGCTCTACGCGCTGGAAGCGGCGGCGGAACACGGCAAGCCGGTGTGGGTGCTCGACCGGCCGAACCCGGCGGGCCGGCCGGTGGAGGGGCTGACGCTGCGCCCCGGCTGGGAGAGCTTCGTCGGCGCCGGGCCGATGCCGATGCGGCACGGGATGACGCTGGGCGAGATGGGGGCGTGGTTCGTCGACCGGTTCAAGCTCGACCTCGACTATCGCGTGATCGACATGGAAGGCTATGCGCCCGCCGCCGGGCCGGGGCACGGTTGGCCGCTCGACGAGCGGGTGTGGATCAATCCCAGTCCCAACGCGCCCAATCTCAACATGGCGCGGGCTTATGCCGGGACGGTGATGCTGGAGGGTACGACGCTGAGCGAGGGGCGGGGCACGACCCGGCCGCTAGAGCTGTTCGGCGCCCCCGATCTCGACGCGCGGGCGCTGATCGCGCAGATGCGCGCGCTGGCGCCCGAATGGCTGGAAGGCTGCACGCTGCGCGACGTGAGCTTCGAGCCGACCTTCCACAAGCATGCGGGGACGCTGTGCCACGGCGTCCACATCCATGCCGAAGGGCCGGGCTACGACCATGAGGCGTTCCGGCCCTGGCGGTTGCAGGCGCTGGCGTTCAAGGCGATCCGGCGGCTGTGGCCCGATTACGCGCTGTGGCGCGATTTTCCGTATGAATATGAATTCGACAAGCTGGCGATCGACGTGATCAACGGCGGGCCCGCGCTGCGCGAATGGGTGGACGATCCCGCCGCGGCTCCGGGCGATCTCGATGCGCTGACGGCGCCCGACGAAGAGGCGTGGGAAGAGGAGCGGCTGCCGTATCTGCGCTACTGA
- a CDS encoding DOMON-like domain-containing protein, producing MLRQTLRRNDAGADGAPAAITASLSRMRPRMLRIDYHASGGAGHIALPLREQEAGARTDGLWQRTCFELFVRPGDGPGYYEFNFSPSAAWAAYRFDGYRAGMAALEPLAAPQIDLMLRPPFDSTKPQPIRSRAEAKRDAREHLWVQVTLDLERLHALPVDVPWHVGLSAVIEEKSGAKSHWALAHPEGAPDFHDPACFALQLPAARPA from the coding sequence ATGCTTCGCCAGACCCTCCGCCGCAACGATGCCGGTGCCGACGGCGCACCCGCCGCCATTACGGCCAGCCTGTCGCGGATGCGGCCGCGCATGCTGCGGATCGACTATCATGCGTCGGGCGGCGCGGGGCACATCGCGCTGCCTTTGCGCGAGCAGGAGGCCGGAGCGCGCACCGACGGATTGTGGCAGCGGACCTGCTTCGAGCTGTTCGTGCGGCCGGGCGACGGCCCTGGCTATTACGAGTTCAACTTCTCGCCTTCGGCGGCATGGGCGGCCTATCGGTTCGACGGGTATCGCGCGGGGATGGCGGCGCTGGAGCCGCTCGCCGCGCCGCAGATCGACCTGATGCTTCGCCCGCCGTTCGATTCGACCAAGCCGCAGCCGATCCGCAGCCGGGCGGAAGCGAAGCGGGACGCGAGGGAGCATCTGTGGGTGCAGGTGACGCTCGATCTGGAGCGGCTGCACGCGCTGCCGGTCGACGTGCCGTGGCATGTCGGGCTTTCCGCCGTGATCGAGGAGAAATCAGGAGCGAAATCCCATTGGGCGCTGGCGCATCCCGAAGGCGCTCCCGATTTCCACGATCCGGCTTGCTTCGCGCTCCAACTCCCGGCAGCACGGCCGGCATGA
- the mprF gene encoding bifunctional lysylphosphatidylglycerol flippase/synthetase MprF has translation MEAESQVTESKRIGPVAAVARWAAGRRDLLWTLVGLLILIVSLVALSAVLREIRIDDISRAITAIPGERWLVAALLTVLSFACLIVFDVAALRIVERKVPPGLIARGAATSYAVSNTLGLPLLTGGAVRLYFYTRAGLNEADVARVVTLASLAFLLGVFAVFLLLLPLLPSGIALGPVPLPDAVRFGAPALLIAGLIAYGLWTARRPRTLAAFGLSLPLPGPGLTAAQLAAASLDLALAAGVVFVLAPSLAIDAFPQLLAAYVLALAVAVITHAPGGFGVFETMVFLLLPEMPKTDLAAALIGYRLIYFLLPFALALLYLAVLEGERLRDRAAPMMRAGSNIARSIAPLTMAAAVFSAGALMILTGALPFVPERVAALTKFLPSVLLDLSHIASSIIGTILMFTAWGLYRRLDVAWLVSVVLLSAGAFLALLRGFDYVEAAVLATVALLLLWTHPAFYRQSALTGERPGGGWLLAIAAVIAGSIFIGFFSYKSVEYQDALWWQIRPGANAPRFLRASLAVAVVAILLALRRLARPARPALAHALSKETWDAALNATTIAEAHLARTGDKFFLVSEAGDAFLMYRVRGRSFIALGSPIGPAERWGELVWKFRELADRHGGRTVFYRCGAEMLPHAVDLGLGIMKLGEEARVPLADFSLEGKPRSKLRHAVSRAEREGVTFRVVEGAELGPLMDELRSVSDEWLAAKRQREKQFSLGRFDPAYLKGGPVALAEKDGHVLAFANLWTLPSREELSFDLMRNRTEMPNGTMDALFARLMLWAKEQGYAHVSLGVAPLSGIESRRLAPIWARLAGSVFRHGERLYGYAGLRRYKEKFLPEWRGRYLAAPRGLAMAMALTDVTMLVSAPPVVRWRRPIRGLRWEQMRTLRRMRRKLQPR, from the coding sequence ATGGAAGCAGAAAGCCAGGTTACGGAGAGCAAGCGGATCGGGCCGGTCGCGGCGGTCGCCCGCTGGGCCGCCGGGCGTCGCGACCTGCTGTGGACTCTCGTCGGCCTGCTGATCCTGATCGTCTCGCTGGTCGCGCTGAGCGCGGTGCTGCGCGAAATCCGCATCGACGACATCAGCCGGGCGATCACGGCGATTCCGGGCGAGCGCTGGCTGGTCGCCGCCTTGCTGACGGTGCTGAGCTTCGCCTGCCTGATCGTGTTCGACGTCGCCGCGCTGCGCATCGTCGAACGGAAAGTGCCGCCCGGCCTGATCGCGCGCGGCGCGGCGACGAGCTACGCCGTTTCGAACACGCTCGGCCTGCCGCTGCTGACGGGCGGAGCGGTGCGGCTCTATTTCTACACACGCGCCGGGCTGAACGAGGCGGATGTCGCGCGAGTGGTGACGCTTGCGTCGCTTGCATTCCTGCTCGGCGTGTTCGCGGTATTCCTCCTGCTGCTGCCGCTGCTGCCGAGCGGCATCGCGCTCGGGCCGGTCCCGCTTCCCGATGCCGTGCGCTTTGGCGCGCCGGCGCTGCTGATCGCGGGGCTGATCGCCTATGGGCTGTGGACCGCGCGGCGCCCGCGCACGCTTGCCGCCTTCGGCCTGAGCCTGCCGTTGCCGGGCCCCGGTCTGACCGCCGCCCAACTCGCCGCCGCCTCGCTCGATCTGGCGCTCGCCGCCGGAGTGGTGTTCGTACTCGCACCCAGCCTTGCGATCGACGCCTTTCCGCAGCTGCTCGCGGCCTATGTGCTGGCGCTCGCAGTCGCGGTGATCACCCATGCGCCGGGCGGATTCGGCGTGTTCGAGACGATGGTGTTCCTGCTGCTGCCGGAAATGCCCAAGACCGATCTGGCGGCGGCGCTGATCGGATATCGGCTGATCTATTTCCTGCTGCCGTTCGCGCTGGCGCTGCTCTATCTGGCAGTACTGGAAGGCGAGCGGCTGCGCGACCGCGCCGCGCCGATGATGCGGGCCGGGAGCAACATCGCCCGGTCGATCGCGCCGTTGACCATGGCGGCGGCGGTCTTTTCGGCCGGTGCGCTGATGATCCTGACCGGTGCGCTGCCCTTCGTGCCCGAGCGCGTGGCGGCGCTGACCAAATTCCTGCCCTCGGTGCTGCTCGACCTTTCGCACATCGCCAGCAGCATCATCGGGACGATCCTGATGTTCACTGCCTGGGGCCTGTATCGCCGGCTCGACGTGGCCTGGCTGGTGAGCGTCGTGCTGCTTTCCGCCGGAGCCTTCCTCGCGCTGCTGCGGGGCTTCGACTATGTCGAGGCGGCGGTGCTGGCGACGGTGGCGCTGCTGCTCCTCTGGACGCACCCCGCCTTCTACCGCCAGTCGGCGCTCACCGGCGAACGTCCCGGCGGCGGCTGGCTGCTCGCGATCGCGGCGGTGATCGCAGGCAGCATCTTCATCGGCTTCTTCAGTTACAAGAGCGTCGAATATCAGGATGCGCTGTGGTGGCAGATCCGCCCCGGCGCCAATGCGCCGCGCTTTCTTCGCGCCTCGCTCGCTGTCGCGGTCGTGGCGATCCTGCTGGCGCTTCGGCGGCTTGCTCGCCCGGCGCGACCGGCGCTCGCCCATGCGCTGTCGAAGGAGACATGGGACGCCGCGCTGAACGCCACGACCATCGCCGAGGCGCATCTGGCCCGTACCGGCGACAAGTTCTTCCTCGTTTCCGAGGCCGGCGACGCATTTCTGATGTATCGCGTCCGAGGGCGCAGTTTCATCGCGCTCGGCAGCCCGATCGGTCCGGCCGAGCGCTGGGGCGAGCTGGTGTGGAAGTTCCGCGAGCTTGCCGACCGGCATGGCGGCCGCACCGTCTTCTATCGCTGCGGCGCCGAAATGCTGCCCCATGCGGTCGATCTGGGGCTGGGTATCATGAAGCTGGGCGAAGAGGCGCGCGTGCCGCTCGCCGACTTCTCGCTCGAAGGCAAGCCGCGATCGAAGCTGCGCCATGCGGTGAGCCGCGCCGAGCGCGAAGGCGTCACCTTTCGCGTCGTCGAAGGCGCCGAGCTGGGGCCGCTGATGGATGAGCTGCGTTCCGTATCCGACGAGTGGCTCGCGGCGAAGCGGCAGCGCGAGAAGCAGTTCAGCCTCGGGCGGTTCGACCCCGCCTATCTGAAGGGAGGGCCGGTGGCGCTGGCCGAGAAGGACGGTCATGTGCTCGCCTTTGCCAATCTCTGGACACTGCCGTCGCGCGAGGAACTGTCGTTCGACCTGATGCGAAACCGTACCGAGATGCCGAATGGCACGATGGACGCGCTGTTCGCGCGGCTGATGCTGTGGGCCAAGGAACAGGGCTATGCCCATGTCTCGCTGGGCGTGGCGCCGCTTTCGGGAATCGAGAGCCGCCGGCTCGCGCCGATCTGGGCGCGGCTGGCCGGATCGGTGTTTCGCCATGGCGAGCGGCTGTACGGCTATGCCGGGCTGCGGCGATACAAGGAGAAGTTCCTGCCCGAATGGCGGGGCCGATATCTGGCCGCGCCGCGCGGACTGGCGATGGCAATGGCGCTGACCGACGTGACGATGCTGGTTTCCGCGCCGCCGGTCGTCCGCTGGAGGCGACCGATCCGCGGGCTGCGATGGGAGCAGATGCGGACGCTGCGCCGGATGCGGCGCAAGCTGCAACCGCGCTGA
- the tyrS gene encoding tyrosine--tRNA ligase, translating to MTEHRSDLLRLLDSRGYIHQLTDAAALDALAAKQIVPGYIGFDPTAPSLHVGSLVQIMLLRRLQQTGHKPIVLMGGGTGKIGDPSFKDEARKLMTDEVIASNVASIKRVFERFLTFGDGPTDAVMLDNAEWLDRLEYIPFLRDIGQHFSVNRMLSFDSVKLRLDREQSLSFLEFNYMILQAYDFLELSRRAGCRLQMGGSDQWGNIVNGIELSRRVDGTEVYGITTPLITTADGGKMGKTMSGAVWLNDDQLSAYEYWQFWRNTDDRDVGRFLRLFTDLPLDEIARLEALEGAEINEAKKILANEATRMCRGDAAADEAAETARRTFEEGSAGEALPTLAVAGGSIGIVDALVGLGLCASKGEARRLIQQGGARVEGEKVADDQLAVAVAAAPVRVSAGKKHHGLLTPAE from the coding sequence ATGACCGAACATCGCTCCGATCTGCTCCGCCTGCTCGACAGCCGCGGCTACATCCATCAGCTCACCGATGCCGCGGCGCTCGACGCGCTGGCGGCCAAGCAGATCGTGCCCGGCTATATCGGCTTCGATCCGACGGCGCCGTCGCTGCACGTCGGGTCGCTGGTGCAGATCATGCTGCTGCGGCGGCTGCAACAGACGGGGCACAAGCCGATCGTCCTGATGGGCGGCGGCACCGGCAAGATCGGCGATCCCAGCTTCAAGGACGAAGCCCGCAAGCTGATGACCGACGAGGTGATCGCGTCGAACGTCGCGTCGATCAAGCGCGTGTTTGAGCGCTTCCTCACCTTCGGCGACGGCCCGACCGACGCCGTGATGCTCGACAATGCCGAATGGCTCGACCGGCTAGAATACATCCCCTTCCTGCGCGACATCGGCCAGCACTTCTCGGTCAACCGGATGCTCAGCTTCGATTCGGTCAAGCTCCGGCTCGATCGCGAACAGTCGCTCAGCTTCCTCGAATTCAATTACATGATCCTTCAGGCCTATGACTTTCTCGAGCTGTCGCGCCGCGCCGGCTGCCGGCTTCAGATGGGCGGTTCGGATCAGTGGGGGAATATCGTCAACGGCATCGAGCTGTCGCGCCGCGTCGACGGGACCGAAGTGTATGGCATCACCACGCCGCTCATCACCACTGCCGACGGCGGCAAGATGGGCAAGACCATGTCGGGCGCCGTCTGGCTCAACGACGACCAGCTCTCGGCCTATGAGTATTGGCAGTTCTGGCGCAACACCGACGATCGCGACGTCGGCCGATTCCTGCGCCTGTTCACCGATCTGCCGCTCGACGAGATCGCCCGGCTCGAAGCGCTCGAGGGCGCCGAGATCAACGAGGCGAAGAAGATCCTCGCCAACGAGGCGACTCGCATGTGCCGCGGCGATGCGGCTGCCGACGAAGCCGCCGAGACCGCGCGCCGCACCTTTGAAGAAGGCAGCGCCGGCGAAGCGCTGCCCACGCTGGCTGTTGCGGGCGGCAGCATCGGGATCGTCGACGCGCTCGTCGGCCTCGGCCTCTGCGCCTCGAAGGGCGAGGCGCGGCGCCTGATCCAGCAGGGCGGCGCGCGCGTAGAGGGCGAGAAAGTGGCCGACGACCAGCTGGCCGTTGCGGTCGCCGCTGCGCCGGTTCGCGTCTCGGCGGGCAAGAAGCACCATGGCCTGCTGACGCCTGCCGAATAA
- a CDS encoding PilZ domain-containing protein, which yields MSVGTGNLAFADVRREGRDEVHYRAKAFGPDARELRLLIVNISPHGLMARCDQEFDIGSRLRVTLPIVGALVAEVRWALGGRIGCQFETAVDLASYYELLSALVRRR from the coding sequence GTGAGCGTTGGAACGGGAAATCTGGCTTTCGCCGACGTCCGGCGCGAAGGACGCGACGAGGTTCATTATCGCGCCAAGGCGTTCGGCCCCGATGCGCGGGAGCTGCGGCTCCTGATCGTCAACATCTCGCCCCACGGCCTGATGGCGCGCTGCGATCAGGAATTCGACATCGGCTCGCGACTCCGGGTGACGTTGCCGATCGTGGGGGCGCTCGTGGCGGAGGTCCGCTGGGCGCTTGGCGGGCGGATCGGCTGCCAGTTCGAGACCGCAGTCGATCTCGCCAGCTATTACGAGCTTCTGTCGGCACTGGTCCGTCGCCGGTGA
- a CDS encoding NAD kinase, protein MTSRCALVASPVKSAQLAADELREIYDWVPVEEADQLVALGGDGFMLQTLHAMLERRRIVPVFGMNLGTIGFLMNEWRLEGLEERLARARPFRVSPLSMTATTVSGERCVLPAINEVSLLRETRQTAKLQVTANERVVLPELVCDGILVATPAGSTAYNLSAHGPILPLGSGLLALTPISPFRPRRWRGALLPERTRIGIRVLDADKRPVSAVADQREVRDVAEIDVAIDQLRDLTLMFDPEHALDDRITMEQFVA, encoded by the coding sequence ATGACGTCTCGCTGCGCGCTCGTCGCGTCTCCGGTCAAATCGGCGCAGCTCGCTGCGGACGAGCTGCGTGAGATCTACGACTGGGTGCCGGTCGAAGAGGCCGACCAGCTGGTCGCGCTTGGTGGCGACGGCTTCATGCTTCAGACGCTGCACGCAATGCTGGAGCGGCGCCGGATCGTTCCGGTGTTCGGCATGAATCTCGGCACCATCGGCTTTCTGATGAACGAGTGGCGGCTTGAAGGCCTGGAGGAGCGGCTCGCCCGCGCCCGGCCGTTCCGGGTCTCGCCGTTGTCGATGACCGCTACCACCGTTAGCGGCGAGCGCTGCGTGCTGCCGGCGATCAACGAAGTCTCGCTGCTGCGCGAGACTCGCCAGACTGCGAAGCTGCAAGTGACTGCGAACGAGCGTGTCGTGCTGCCGGAGCTTGTGTGCGACGGCATCCTGGTGGCGACCCCTGCCGGTTCGACTGCCTACAACCTGTCGGCACATGGACCAATCCTGCCGCTCGGGTCGGGGCTGCTGGCGCTCACGCCGATCAGCCCGTTCCGGCCGCGGCGCTGGCGCGGCGCACTGCTGCCGGAGCGGACCCGTATCGGCATTCGGGTGCTCGATGCGGACAAGCGGCCGGTGAGTGCGGTGGCCGACCAGCGCGAGGTCCGCGATGTCGCCGAGATCGATGTCGCGATCGATCAGCTGCGCGACCTTACTTTGATGTTCGATCCCGAACATGCGCTCGATGATCGGATCACGATGGAGCAGTTCGTCGCCTGA
- the moaA gene encoding GTP 3',8-cyclase MoaA produces the protein MASASPLIDRHGRTISYLRISVTDRCDLRCRYCMAEQMTFLPRERLLSLEEIALIAERFIARGTSKIRLSGGEPLVRRDIIDLARRLGRHLGDGGLDELTMTTNGVRLGEHAEALADAGMRRVNVSLDSRDPEVFRHITRHGQIETVLGGIAAAKAAGLAVKINMVALKGLNAHEIADMLAWCADEALDLTLIETMPMGSVDEDRADRFLPLTHILDDLLGRFDLRRDAHRSGGPARYWRLAGTDTRLGLISPLTANFCDGCNRVRLTTEGRLYLCLGHDDQVDLKAAIRDGGLPAVDAAIDAALAIKPRRHDFRIAEGSAPAVARHMSVTGG, from the coding sequence ATGGCAAGCGCCTCTCCCCTGATCGACCGCCACGGCCGCACGATCAGCTATCTGCGCATCTCGGTTACCGACCGGTGCGACCTGCGCTGTCGCTATTGCATGGCCGAGCAGATGACCTTTCTGCCGAGAGAACGGCTGTTGAGCCTCGAAGAGATTGCGCTGATCGCCGAGCGGTTCATTGCCCGGGGAACGAGCAAGATCCGCCTTTCCGGCGGCGAGCCGCTGGTACGCCGCGATATCATCGATCTCGCGCGGCGGCTGGGCCGGCATCTCGGCGATGGTGGACTCGACGAATTGACGATGACTACCAACGGCGTGCGGCTTGGCGAACATGCCGAGGCGCTTGCCGACGCCGGGATGCGCCGAGTGAACGTGAGCCTGGACAGTCGGGATCCGGAAGTGTTTCGCCACATTACCCGTCATGGACAAATCGAGACGGTGCTCGGCGGAATCGCGGCGGCGAAGGCCGCCGGCCTCGCGGTCAAGATCAACATGGTCGCGCTGAAAGGCCTCAATGCGCATGAAATCGCAGACATGCTCGCCTGGTGTGCGGACGAGGCGCTCGATCTGACGCTGATCGAAACGATGCCGATGGGGAGCGTCGACGAGGACCGCGCCGATCGCTTCCTGCCGCTCACGCACATTCTCGACGACCTGCTTGGCCGGTTCGACCTTCGTCGCGACGCGCATCGGAGCGGCGGTCCGGCGCGCTATTGGCGGCTGGCGGGGACCGACACTCGCCTCGGGCTTATTTCGCCGCTCACGGCGAACTTTTGCGACGGCTGCAACCGCGTGCGGCTGACGACGGAAGGGCGGCTCTATCTGTGTCTCGGCCATGACGATCAGGTCGATCTCAAAGCTGCGATTCGCGACGGCGGCTTGCCGGCAGTCGACGCCGCGATCGACGCGGCGCTCGCGATCAAGCCGCGGCGGCACGATTTCCGGATCGCCGAGGGGTCGGCACCCGCTGTCGCCCGCCACATGAGCGTGACCGGCGGATGA
- a CDS encoding putative bifunctional diguanylate cyclase/phosphodiesterase — translation MSEAESVPPQRAPLFLLSFRQRNELATTVAAAGWRSVAARRADEAERRFAASGAAVALVDARGALAEGLAATQALGEVVAERGAALLVLVSRGDAGRIGDFYSAGATHFLASPMRAVELVQALRFAERHVERLGGWEARAGANAEPLGWRWDPQLRSLQITPALAQLAELPEQPGRRGLLRQLPRRERKLVHSALRRLGADTPATAFAHDLPGVGRLVHHLQYDARTRRVHALVEPLGAAPDAGAAVRDAFEGVRDATAARRWLDQRIGETQTLTAILIALERFEDVNAAHGRSAGDALLRAVARRIDEAVRSTVGKNALVARLGGPEFLVATAPGSGTLLRSCIETAFTRPFVAGGAVTPLEPRIACTESEPDDSAATLLRRLSETIAERAAGPEAPALDRLAGDIARAIADGEVAIVFQPQVAIATGTIAGAEALARWQHPELGAIDPETLFAAAERAELGRALSEHVQQRALAEAADWPVSLASLRLSINVTASDVSRPDFADRLLGRIDASGFPRGRMTIEVTESSIMEELGEAARLLAELRTAGCRVAIDDFGTGYSSLAYLKALPLDVLKIDKKLSQDIAGSPRDRVVVRGVIDMARSLGLTVVAEGVETEQQLELLAKEGCQYYQGYLCAEPLDAAALARLVEERG, via the coding sequence ATGAGCGAAGCCGAATCGGTCCCGCCGCAGCGCGCGCCCCTGTTCCTCCTCTCTTTCCGCCAGCGCAACGAGCTGGCCACGACCGTGGCGGCCGCCGGGTGGCGCAGCGTTGCCGCGCGCCGTGCGGACGAAGCCGAACGGCGCTTCGCTGCCTCCGGCGCGGCAGTCGCTCTGGTCGACGCGCGTGGAGCGCTGGCCGAGGGGCTTGCGGCGACGCAGGCGCTTGGCGAGGTCGTCGCGGAGCGCGGTGCCGCTCTGCTGGTGCTCGTTTCGCGGGGCGACGCCGGTCGAATCGGCGACTTCTATTCCGCAGGCGCAACGCATTTCCTCGCGAGCCCGATGCGCGCGGTCGAGCTGGTGCAGGCGCTGCGCTTTGCGGAGCGACACGTCGAGCGACTGGGCGGTTGGGAGGCCCGAGCCGGTGCGAACGCCGAGCCGCTCGGCTGGCGCTGGGACCCGCAATTGCGCTCGCTGCAAATCACTCCGGCGCTGGCGCAGCTCGCCGAGCTTCCCGAGCAACCGGGACGCCGTGGCTTGCTGCGCCAGCTGCCGCGCCGCGAGCGAAAGTTGGTGCATAGCGCCCTGCGGCGGCTCGGCGCTGACACTCCGGCAACTGCCTTCGCACACGATCTTCCGGGGGTCGGTCGGCTTGTCCACCATCTGCAGTATGACGCCCGCACTCGGCGTGTGCACGCTCTGGTCGAGCCACTGGGAGCCGCGCCTGATGCAGGGGCGGCAGTTCGCGACGCTTTCGAAGGAGTTCGCGACGCCACTGCCGCACGGCGTTGGCTCGACCAGCGGATCGGCGAAACGCAGACGCTGACGGCGATATTGATTGCACTCGAGCGGTTCGAGGATGTGAATGCAGCGCATGGGCGGAGCGCCGGTGACGCACTGCTTCGTGCCGTCGCGCGTCGGATCGACGAAGCGGTACGGAGCACCGTCGGCAAAAACGCGCTGGTTGCCCGGCTGGGCGGACCCGAGTTCCTGGTCGCGACCGCCCCGGGGAGCGGCACGCTCCTCCGCAGCTGCATCGAAACAGCATTCACACGCCCGTTCGTCGCGGGTGGCGCTGTCACTCCGCTGGAGCCCCGCATCGCCTGCACCGAATCGGAGCCTGACGATAGCGCCGCGACCCTGCTGCGCCGGCTGAGCGAGACCATCGCCGAGCGGGCGGCCGGCCCCGAAGCTCCCGCGCTCGACCGGTTGGCGGGCGATATCGCCAGGGCAATCGCGGACGGCGAGGTCGCAATCGTGTTCCAGCCGCAAGTCGCGATCGCTACCGGTACCATCGCGGGAGCCGAGGCACTGGCGCGCTGGCAGCATCCCGAGCTCGGCGCGATCGACCCAGAAACGCTGTTCGCGGCTGCCGAACGGGCGGAGCTGGGCCGTGCCTTGTCCGAGCATGTCCAGCAGCGTGCGCTCGCCGAAGCCGCGGACTGGCCCGTTTCGCTCGCGTCACTGCGACTCTCGATCAATGTCACTGCGAGTGACGTGAGCCGCCCCGACTTCGCCGATCGACTGCTCGGCCGAATCGACGCCAGCGGCTTTCCCCGCGGCCGCATGACTATCGAAGTCACCGAATCGAGCATCATGGAAGAGCTCGGCGAGGCGGCACGACTGCTCGCCGAGCTGCGCACCGCAGGCTGCCGCGTGGCGATCGACGATTTCGGCACCGGCTATTCGAGCCTCGCCTATCTGAAGGCATTGCCGCTCGACGTGCTCAAGATCGACAAGAAACTCAGCCAGGACATCGCCGGATCGCCGCGCGATCGCGTGGTGGTGCGCGGCGTGATCGATATGGCACGCTCGTTGGGGCTAACCGTTGTCGCCGAAGGCGTCGAGACCGAACAGCAGCTCGAACTGCTCGCCAAGGAAGGCTGCCAATATTACCAGGGCTATCTCTGCGCCGAGCCGCTCGATGCGGCGGCGCTCGCCCGACTTGTGGAGGAACGCGGATGA
- a CDS encoding YybH family protein, which produces MIRIALALLALTFAAPAAAQEAPAPVRAEIRAALNESAAGWNSGDIERFLSVYADAPTTSFVGADVVHGIAPIRRQYLETYPDRFSGRSGEGGRQLSFTFHDIRMLGRDHVLAIARWHLSSAGDAPAASGMTSLVFRRTPAGWKIIADHSN; this is translated from the coding sequence ATGATCCGGATCGCACTTGCCCTGTTGGCGCTGACCTTCGCCGCGCCGGCCGCGGCGCAGGAGGCCCCCGCCCCGGTTCGCGCGGAAATCCGTGCCGCGCTGAACGAATCGGCGGCGGGCTGGAACAGCGGTGACATCGAGCGCTTCCTTTCGGTCTATGCCGATGCGCCGACGACGAGCTTCGTCGGCGCCGATGTGGTGCACGGGATTGCTCCAATCCGGCGGCAGTATCTGGAAACCTATCCCGATCGCTTCTCCGGCCGCAGCGGCGAGGGGGGACGGCAGCTCTCCTTCACTTTCCACGACATCCGCATGCTCGGGCGCGACCATGTGCTGGCGATCGCCCGTTGGCATCTGAGCTCGGCGGGCGACGCCCCGGCCGCGAGCGGGATGACCAGCCTCGTCTTCCGCCGCACCCCGGCCGGCTGGAAGATCATCGCGGACCACAGCAACTAG